A region of Betta splendens chromosome 13, fBetSpl5.4, whole genome shotgun sequence DNA encodes the following proteins:
- the sipa1l3 gene encoding signal-induced proliferation-associated 1-like protein 3 isoform X2, with protein sequence MNSYRDRGVTCTSSDLLDGGGGLPQHTPFQHTPNGHTGPADPAIQPRVSVPKMGVRARIAEWPPRRAQSRESLLENGQMNHYLDDCSNSVSSSALSSEIGLVRGGIARLPRRRHRDEFRVGGFGNEGGSPLNLRAFPPLRQRSNSEVTLSEQDENEVEVRGGGRMGNLFREYGSTSSIDIQGIPEQSFFDMLSQFDQERPDQRSSAPVRLRELLRVPDLPPNASIPSAPSPGPPGGDDRGTGRKEGPERVRKKSGGTESSLGTSSLFRKLRSASRGELDGGKGDTSEDGGGRGTTDASYKPWVCPKCFVHYDAQSILFDLHEAAAQRGYVTQRRNTATGASAASVSLSVSRSSAPSVNEPVYSSIEDLTLGLDPDSTTPSLGMDPLDGLPGAHSSSPLLLCCPHFLNETGGYGERNISFLSSSAERGGDGGEGGRGWLRSSNASVSVLEVPIEQQVTRLDRLKLYSIEHVDLGARYYKDYFNEKDHSNYFGRDEKLGPVAVSIHREKLEDTKDLKDQYQYRVIVRTSELVTLRGSILEDAVASTGRHGTVRGLLHKEVLEQVVPEFNLSCLRQAVSTPKVAEQLIKLDEQGLSQKHKVGVLLCRAGQSTEEEMYNNEEASPAFSAFLDLLGDRVLLKGFTKYAAQLDTKTDSTGTHSLYTTYQGYEVMFHVSTMLPYMPNNPQQLLRKRHIGNDIVTIIFQEPGALPFTPQNIRSHFQHVFVIVRVHNPCSENTCYSVAVTRMKDVPPFGPPIPSGVTFRDPETFRNFLLAKVINAENAAHKSEKFHTMATRTRQEYLRDLAENYISNNPLDSAGKFNLISLASKKRERTRAREGAELGAAGAVAWRVQAQDFSGGGTEIPCALGLSAEYVLLIDCSTKEVVFNCFCADVIGWTPERLSLKIFYGRGDHIGVRVPEGCAQDIREMVQRLKSLTVGCETVDMTLRRNGLGQLGFHVRLDGTVAEVEEYGFAWQAGLRQGSRLVEICKVAAVTLTHEQMIDLLRTSVTVKVVIIPPYEEGGPRRGCTEEYEMKTMEQKPEPEPLAAGYRPSPRSTWRWDSPPVPPGLHSAPNPQRWTPMGPPPPPLIRSHKALMPVPYREPQHLTSKRPVSYPENHYSLSPAGGDRVPYRNPSASFSSPSSGLMGLSTMGTTGMTASPFVRYKPSPDRFGAVQRPLLPYEPHLSVDITSSGESSSGFTSQESTMERCKTEPLWHVPASSSRGPVVGGGQRRIPRQDVPGKDSPNRHSKGETQYSSHSSSNTLSSNASSSHSDERWFDGGPGGDRGGGGGCLIDPSDADPNLLNKGGSNDSGIDASAPYNVPRHGNLSNSQPHKAMHSSATYSGIQELSTGRGGGGGESRRRESSPVMPAAASQNQGYRTRTFPPPGCSADKMDAFKPRAYTPQGYKTPTAEKARPVRAATVTPTTAQFGSIPLSSSAPKALYGKSRPTAWQNEETSSSPANTTTSTSDSSNSKKQVDTNSKNVFGQPRLRASLRDLRSPRRTYKSTIEDDLKKLIIMDNPGESPQRDPSPRRTLQRTFSDESLCSGRRDASFANTENQTNPTDVLFTCTLPTRRHAVSCNHASKKVPLSASELSLTEVRDKVPPLRRLDPGLMPLPDTACGLEWSSLVNAAKAYEAQRAVSLFSLIEPQAGGPDTRPVVSPVQFHTPQTPRTTPTFSGDEVPNDLSGRLYQLEVMLKQLNNDLEREKKDKVVLLAEMANLRENNQRLQEESHTASEQLRKFSMLFTNIGKAGGDHEAHSLTHEANSKRE encoded by the exons ATGAACAGCTACAGAGACAGGGGTGTCACTTGCACCTCCTCTGACCttctggatggaggaggaggactgccTCAGCACACTCCATTTCAACACACCCCTAACGGCCACACAGGTCCCGCAGACCCGGCCATCCAGCCACGGGTTTCTGTGCCTAAAATGGGTGTCCGGGCGCGAATCGCTGAATGGCCTCCACGTCGCGCacagtccagggagtccctgcTTGAAAATGGGCAAATGAATCACTATTTAGATGATTGCTCCAATTCGGTTTCATCGTCAGCTTTGTCATCAGAAATCGGTCTGGTGCGGGGAGGAATTGCCAGGTTGCCACGGAGACGACACAGAGATGAGTTCAGAGTAGGAGGGTTCGGCAATGAAGGCGGTTCACCTTTAAACCTTAGGGCTTTTCCACCTTTGAGACAGCGATCCAACAGTGAAGTCACGCTGAGTGAACAGGACGAGAATGAG GTGGAGGTCCGTGGAGGTGGCAGGATGGGGAATCTCTTCAGAGAGTATGGCAGCACGTCCTCCATTGACATCCAGGGCATTCCTGAGCAGAGCTTCTTTGACATGCTCAGCCAGTTCGACCAGGAGAGGCCTGACCAGCGTAGCTCAGCGCCAGTACGCCTCAGGGAGCTGCTGCGTGTCCCAGATCTGCCACCAAATGCATCCATCccctctgctccttcacctgGGCCCCCAGGTGGGGATGATagaggaacaggaaggaaggaaggacctGAGAGAGTTCGGAAGAAAAGCGGAGGAACAGAGTCGTCGCTGGGCACCTCCTCGTTGTTCAGGAAACTTCGGAGCGCTAGCAGAGGAGAGCTGGATGGGGGAAAAGGAGACACTAGTGAGGATGGGGGAGGACGAGGAACTACAGATGCCTCCTACAAACCTTGGGTTTGTCCTAAGTGTTTTGTCCACTACGATGCTCAGAGCATCCTGTTCGACCTCCACGAGGCTGCGGCTCAGCGTGGCTACGTCACCCAGAGGAGGAACACTGCCACGGGGGCGTCAGCTGCGTCcgtgtccctctctgtctccagaTCCTCTGCTCCAAGTGTCAATGAACCGGTTTACTCGAGTATCGAAGATCTGACTCTGGGCCTTGACCCCGACTCCACAACACCCTCTCTGGGTATGGACCCTTTGGATGGGCTTCCTGGAGCCCACAGCTCAAGCCCACTTCTCCTCTGCTGTCCCCACTTCCTTAATGAGACCGGGGGCTATGGAGAGCGCAACATTAGCTTTCTCAGCTCTTCAGCAGAGcgcgggggagacgggggagaaggCGGAAGAGGATGGCTGAGGAGCAGCAACGCCAGTGTCTCAGTGCTAGAGGTGCCTATCGAGCAACAGGTTACGAGACTGGACAGACTGAAACTCTACAGCATAGAACATGTAGACCTTGGGGCCAGGTACTACAAGGATTACTTTAATGAGAAAG ATCACTCAAACTACTTTGGAAGAGATGAGAAGCTGGGCCCCGTGGCCGTAAGCATCCACAGGGAAAAACTGGAAGACACCAAAGACCTGAAAGACCAGTACCAATATCGCGTCATCGTCAGGACAAGCGAG CTGGTGACACTGAGAGGCTCCATTTTAGAGGATGCAGTGGCATCTACAGGGAGACACGGCACGGTTCGAGGTCTGCTCCACAAAGAAGTCCTGGAGCAGGTAGTCCCTGAGTTCAACCTGTCCTGTTTGAGGCAGGCGGTCAGCACGCCCAAAGTGGCTGAGCAGCTCATTAAACTGGATGAACAAGGG TTGAGTCAGAAGCACAAGGTGGGTGTTCTGCTGTGCCGGGCAGGCCagagcacagaggaagagaTGTACAACAATGAGGAGGCGTCACCCGCCTTCTCTGCATTCCTGGATCTTCTGGGAGACAGGGTGCTTCTCAAAGGGTTCACCAAATACGCTGCACAGCTTGACACAAAGA CGGACTCTACAGGCACCCACTCCCTGTATACTACCTACCAGGGCTATGAAGTCATGTTCCATGTGTCTACCATGCTACCGTACATGCCCAACAACCCCCAGCAG ctcctgagAAAAAGGCACATAGGGAACGATATTGTGACCATAATCTTTCAGGAGCCTGGAGCGTTGCCTTTCACCCCACAGAACATCCGCTCACACTTCCAGCACGTTTTTGTTATCGTCCGTGTGCACAACCCTTGCTCTGAGAACACATGCTACAG TGTTGCTGTGACACGGATGAAAGACGTGCCTCCCTTTGGCCCACCCATCCCCAGTGGAGTCACCTTCCGTGATCCAGAAACCTTCCGCAACTTCCTCCTAGCCAAAGTTATCAACGCAGAAAATGCAGCGCACAAGTCGGAGAAGTTCCACACAATGGCTACAAGAACAAGGCAGGAATACCTGCGTGACCTGGCTGAGAATTATATCAGCAACAACCCACTCGACTCGGCTGGCAAATTCAACCTCATCTCCCTCGCTTCCAAAAAGCGTGAGCGCACGCGGGCCAGAGAGGGAGCGGAGCTGGGAGCCGCCGGGGCCGTGGCCTGGAGGGTGCAGGCCCAGGACTTCAGCGGAGGCGGGACCGAGATCCCCTGTGCCTTGGGTCTGTCAGCTGAGTATGTCCTGCTGATAGACTGTTCCACCAAAGAGGTGGTGTTCAACTGCTTTTGTGCCGACGTGATTGGCTGGACCCCGGAGCGCCTGTCTCTGAAGATCTTCTACGGACGAGGGGACCACATTGGTGTGCGGGTGCCGGAGGGCTGCGCACAGGACATCAGGGAAATGGTTCAGAGATTAAAG TCACTGACAGTGGGGTGTGAGACTGTGGATATGACTCTGAGAAGAAACGGACTGGGACAACTGGGCTTTCATGTTCGCTTGGACGGCACTGTGGCTGAG GTGGAGGAATACGGCTTTGCCTGGCAAGCAGGCCTGAGGCAGGGCAGTCGGCTGGTGGAGATCTGCAAGGTGGCCGCAGTGACGCTGACTCACGAACAGATGATCGACCTTCTCAGGACATCGGTCACCGTCAAAGTGGTTATCATTCCTCCCTATGAAGAGGGAGGTCCTCGCAG GGGCTGCACAGAAGAGTATGAGATGAAGACCATGGAGCAGAAGCCAGAACCTGAGCCTCTGGCGGCCGGCTATCGACCCTCCCCGCGTTCTACGTGGCGATGGGACAGTCCACCTGTTCCTCCAGGACTCCACAGTGCCCCCAATCCACAGCGCTGGACACCCATGggacccccacctcctccgctGATCCGCTCACACAAAGCACTGATGCCTGTTCCATACAGGGAGCCTCAGCACCTCACTTCCAAGAG GCCGGTGAGCTACCCTGAGAACCACTACAGCCtgtctcctgcaggaggcgaCAGGGTGCCCTACAGAAACCCGTCAGCCAGCttctcctcgccctcctccggCCTGATGGGCCTCTCCACAATGGGGACAACAGGAATGACAGCGAGCCCCTTTGTGCGCTACAAACCTTCccctgacag GTTTGGAGCAGTACAGCGGCCCTTGCTGCCTTATGAGCCTCACCTCAGTGTAGACATCACCTCCAGTGGAGAGTCTTCCTCAGGCTTCACCAGCCAGGAGAGCACTATGGAGCGCTGCAAAACAG AACCCCTCTGGCACGTCCCGGCGTCATCATCTCGAGGACCAGTTGTTGGAGGGGGGCAGCGGAGAATCCCCAGGCAGGATGTCCCAGGCAAAGATTCTCCAAACAGACATTCGAAG GGGGAGACTCAGTACTCAAGCCACTCCAGCAGCAACACTCTGTCCAGTAacgcctccagcagccacagcgaCGAGCGCTGGTTCGACGGTGGACccggaggagacagaggaggaggggggggttgcCTCATCGACCCCAGCGACGCCGACCCCAACCTTCTCAACAAAGGAGGCTCCAACGACAGCGGCATCGACGCTTCGGCTCCTTACAACGTCCCTCGCCACGGAAACCTGTCCAACAGCCAGCCACACAAGGCCATGCACTCCTCTGCAACCTACAGCGGCATTCAGGAGCTGTCCACGGGAAGGGGCGGTGGTGGAGGAGAGTCGAGGAGGCGAGAGTCTTCACCCGTCATGCCAGCTGCGGCCAGTCAGAACCAAGGATACCGGACGAGGACATTCCCTCCTCCGGGTTGCAGTGCTGATAAAATGGACGCTTTTAAACCCAG GGCCTACACTCCACAGGGTTACAAGACTCCAACAGCGGAGAAAGCGCGGCCTGTCCGAGCTGCTACAGTTACACCCACTACCGCCCAGTTTGGCTCCATCCCTCTGTCCAGCTCTGCACCCAAGGCCTTATACGGGAAGAGCAGACCAACCGCCTGGCAGAACGAAGAGACCAGCTCATCACCTGCAAACACCACCACATCCACCtctgacagcagcaacagcaaaaa GCAGGTGGATACAAATTCAAAGAACGTGTTTGGTCAACCTCGACTCAGGGCGTCACTAAGGGACCTGCGCTCTCCAAGGCGGACGTATAAGAGCACTATTGAGGACGACCTGAAGAAGCTGATCATCATGGACAATCCAGGAGAGTCTCCACAACGAGACCCG TCCCCCAGACGAACCTTGCAGCGCACATTTTCGGATGAGTCGCTGTGCAGCGGACGCAGAGACGCCAGCTTTGCCAACACCGAGAACCAAACAAATCCCACTGATGTGCTGTTCACCTGCACGCTgcccacacgcagacacgctGTCTCCTGCAACCACGCCAGTAAAAAGG TGCCcctgtctgcatcagagctgtCTCTCACAGAAGTAAGGGACAAGGTTCCGCCTCTGAGGAGGCTCGATCCCGGGCTAATGCCTCTTCCTGACACAGCCTGTGGACTGGAGTGGTCCAGCCTGGTCAATGCAGCTAAAGCCTACGAAG CGCAAAGAGCCGTCTCCCTCTTCTCACTGATTGAACCCCAGGCTGGAGGTCCAGACACCAGACCGGTGGTCAGCCCAGTGCAGTTTCACACTCCTCAGACGCCACGGACCACACCGACCTTCAGTGG GGATGAGGTACCCAACGATTTATCTGGCCGTCTCTACCAGCTGGAGGTCATGTTGAAGCAGCTGAACAATGATCTAGAGAGA GAGAAGAAGGACAAAGTGGTTCTGCTCGCAGAGATGGCCAACCTGAGGGAGAACAACCAGCGCCTGCAGGAGGAAAGCCACACCGCCAGCGAGCAGCTGCGCAAGTTCAGCATGCTCTTCACCAACATCGGCAAGGCCGGAGGCGACCACGAGGCCCACTCCTTAACGCACGAAGCTAACTCGAAGAGGGAGTGA
- the sipa1l3 gene encoding signal-induced proliferation-associated 1-like protein 3 isoform X1, with protein MNSYRDRGVTCTSSDLLDGGGGLPQHTPFQHTPNGHTGPADPAIQPRVSVPKMGVRARIAEWPPRRAQSRESLLENGQMNHYLDDCSNSVSSSALSSEIGLVRGGIARLPRRRHRDEFRVGGFGNEGGSPLNLRAFPPLRQRSNSEVTLSEQDENEVEVRGGGRMGNLFREYGSTSSIDIQGIPEQSFFDMLSQFDQERPDQRSSAPVRLRELLRVPDLPPNASIPSAPSPGPPGGDDRGTGRKEGPERVRKKSGGTESSLGTSSLFRKLRSASRGELDGGKGDTSEDGGGRGTTDASYKPWVCPKCFVHYDAQSILFDLHEAAAQRGYVTQRRNTATGASAASVSLSVSRSSAPSVNEPVYSSIEDLTLGLDPDSTTPSLGMDPLDGLPGAHSSSPLLLCCPHFLNETGGYGERNISFLSSSAERGGDGGEGGRGWLRSSNASVSVLEVPIEQQVTRLDRLKLYSIEHVDLGARYYKDYFNEKDHSNYFGRDEKLGPVAVSIHREKLEDTKDLKDQYQYRVIVRTSELVTLRGSILEDAVASTGRHGTVRGLLHKEVLEQVVPEFNLSCLRQAVSTPKVAEQLIKLDEQGLSQKHKVGVLLCRAGQSTEEEMYNNEEASPAFSAFLDLLGDRVLLKGFTKYAAQLDTKTDSTGTHSLYTTYQGYEVMFHVSTMLPYMPNNPQQLLRKRHIGNDIVTIIFQEPGALPFTPQNIRSHFQHVFVIVRVHNPCSENTCYSVAVTRMKDVPPFGPPIPSGVTFRDPETFRNFLLAKVINAENAAHKSEKFHTMATRTRQEYLRDLAENYISNNPLDSAGKFNLISLASKKRERTRAREGAELGAAGAVAWRVQAQDFSGGGTEIPCALGLSAEYVLLIDCSTKEVVFNCFCADVIGWTPERLSLKIFYGRGDHIGVRVPEGCAQDIREMVQRLKSLTVGCETVDMTLRRNGLGQLGFHVRLDGTVAEVEEYGFAWQAGLRQGSRLVEICKVAAVTLTHEQMIDLLRTSVTVKVVIIPPYEEGGPRRGCTEEYEMKTMEQKPEPEPLAAGYRPSPRSTWRWDSPPVPPGLHSAPNPQRWTPMGPPPPPLIRSHKALMPVPYREPQHLTSKSRPVSYPENHYSLSPAGGDRVPYRNPSASFSSPSSGLMGLSTMGTTGMTASPFVRYKPSPDRFGAVQRPLLPYEPHLSVDITSSGESSSGFTSQESTMERCKTEPLWHVPASSSRGPVVGGGQRRIPRQDVPGKDSPNRHSKGETQYSSHSSSNTLSSNASSSHSDERWFDGGPGGDRGGGGGCLIDPSDADPNLLNKGGSNDSGIDASAPYNVPRHGNLSNSQPHKAMHSSATYSGIQELSTGRGGGGGESRRRESSPVMPAAASQNQGYRTRTFPPPGCSADKMDAFKPRAYTPQGYKTPTAEKARPVRAATVTPTTAQFGSIPLSSSAPKALYGKSRPTAWQNEETSSSPANTTTSTSDSSNSKKQVDTNSKNVFGQPRLRASLRDLRSPRRTYKSTIEDDLKKLIIMDNPGESPQRDPSPRRTLQRTFSDESLCSGRRDASFANTENQTNPTDVLFTCTLPTRRHAVSCNHASKKVPLSASELSLTEVRDKVPPLRRLDPGLMPLPDTACGLEWSSLVNAAKAYEAQRAVSLFSLIEPQAGGPDTRPVVSPVQFHTPQTPRTTPTFSGDEVPNDLSGRLYQLEVMLKQLNNDLEREKKDKVVLLAEMANLRENNQRLQEESHTASEQLRKFSMLFTNIGKAGGDHEAHSLTHEANSKRE; from the exons ATGAACAGCTACAGAGACAGGGGTGTCACTTGCACCTCCTCTGACCttctggatggaggaggaggactgccTCAGCACACTCCATTTCAACACACCCCTAACGGCCACACAGGTCCCGCAGACCCGGCCATCCAGCCACGGGTTTCTGTGCCTAAAATGGGTGTCCGGGCGCGAATCGCTGAATGGCCTCCACGTCGCGCacagtccagggagtccctgcTTGAAAATGGGCAAATGAATCACTATTTAGATGATTGCTCCAATTCGGTTTCATCGTCAGCTTTGTCATCAGAAATCGGTCTGGTGCGGGGAGGAATTGCCAGGTTGCCACGGAGACGACACAGAGATGAGTTCAGAGTAGGAGGGTTCGGCAATGAAGGCGGTTCACCTTTAAACCTTAGGGCTTTTCCACCTTTGAGACAGCGATCCAACAGTGAAGTCACGCTGAGTGAACAGGACGAGAATGAG GTGGAGGTCCGTGGAGGTGGCAGGATGGGGAATCTCTTCAGAGAGTATGGCAGCACGTCCTCCATTGACATCCAGGGCATTCCTGAGCAGAGCTTCTTTGACATGCTCAGCCAGTTCGACCAGGAGAGGCCTGACCAGCGTAGCTCAGCGCCAGTACGCCTCAGGGAGCTGCTGCGTGTCCCAGATCTGCCACCAAATGCATCCATCccctctgctccttcacctgGGCCCCCAGGTGGGGATGATagaggaacaggaaggaaggaaggacctGAGAGAGTTCGGAAGAAAAGCGGAGGAACAGAGTCGTCGCTGGGCACCTCCTCGTTGTTCAGGAAACTTCGGAGCGCTAGCAGAGGAGAGCTGGATGGGGGAAAAGGAGACACTAGTGAGGATGGGGGAGGACGAGGAACTACAGATGCCTCCTACAAACCTTGGGTTTGTCCTAAGTGTTTTGTCCACTACGATGCTCAGAGCATCCTGTTCGACCTCCACGAGGCTGCGGCTCAGCGTGGCTACGTCACCCAGAGGAGGAACACTGCCACGGGGGCGTCAGCTGCGTCcgtgtccctctctgtctccagaTCCTCTGCTCCAAGTGTCAATGAACCGGTTTACTCGAGTATCGAAGATCTGACTCTGGGCCTTGACCCCGACTCCACAACACCCTCTCTGGGTATGGACCCTTTGGATGGGCTTCCTGGAGCCCACAGCTCAAGCCCACTTCTCCTCTGCTGTCCCCACTTCCTTAATGAGACCGGGGGCTATGGAGAGCGCAACATTAGCTTTCTCAGCTCTTCAGCAGAGcgcgggggagacgggggagaaggCGGAAGAGGATGGCTGAGGAGCAGCAACGCCAGTGTCTCAGTGCTAGAGGTGCCTATCGAGCAACAGGTTACGAGACTGGACAGACTGAAACTCTACAGCATAGAACATGTAGACCTTGGGGCCAGGTACTACAAGGATTACTTTAATGAGAAAG ATCACTCAAACTACTTTGGAAGAGATGAGAAGCTGGGCCCCGTGGCCGTAAGCATCCACAGGGAAAAACTGGAAGACACCAAAGACCTGAAAGACCAGTACCAATATCGCGTCATCGTCAGGACAAGCGAG CTGGTGACACTGAGAGGCTCCATTTTAGAGGATGCAGTGGCATCTACAGGGAGACACGGCACGGTTCGAGGTCTGCTCCACAAAGAAGTCCTGGAGCAGGTAGTCCCTGAGTTCAACCTGTCCTGTTTGAGGCAGGCGGTCAGCACGCCCAAAGTGGCTGAGCAGCTCATTAAACTGGATGAACAAGGG TTGAGTCAGAAGCACAAGGTGGGTGTTCTGCTGTGCCGGGCAGGCCagagcacagaggaagagaTGTACAACAATGAGGAGGCGTCACCCGCCTTCTCTGCATTCCTGGATCTTCTGGGAGACAGGGTGCTTCTCAAAGGGTTCACCAAATACGCTGCACAGCTTGACACAAAGA CGGACTCTACAGGCACCCACTCCCTGTATACTACCTACCAGGGCTATGAAGTCATGTTCCATGTGTCTACCATGCTACCGTACATGCCCAACAACCCCCAGCAG ctcctgagAAAAAGGCACATAGGGAACGATATTGTGACCATAATCTTTCAGGAGCCTGGAGCGTTGCCTTTCACCCCACAGAACATCCGCTCACACTTCCAGCACGTTTTTGTTATCGTCCGTGTGCACAACCCTTGCTCTGAGAACACATGCTACAG TGTTGCTGTGACACGGATGAAAGACGTGCCTCCCTTTGGCCCACCCATCCCCAGTGGAGTCACCTTCCGTGATCCAGAAACCTTCCGCAACTTCCTCCTAGCCAAAGTTATCAACGCAGAAAATGCAGCGCACAAGTCGGAGAAGTTCCACACAATGGCTACAAGAACAAGGCAGGAATACCTGCGTGACCTGGCTGAGAATTATATCAGCAACAACCCACTCGACTCGGCTGGCAAATTCAACCTCATCTCCCTCGCTTCCAAAAAGCGTGAGCGCACGCGGGCCAGAGAGGGAGCGGAGCTGGGAGCCGCCGGGGCCGTGGCCTGGAGGGTGCAGGCCCAGGACTTCAGCGGAGGCGGGACCGAGATCCCCTGTGCCTTGGGTCTGTCAGCTGAGTATGTCCTGCTGATAGACTGTTCCACCAAAGAGGTGGTGTTCAACTGCTTTTGTGCCGACGTGATTGGCTGGACCCCGGAGCGCCTGTCTCTGAAGATCTTCTACGGACGAGGGGACCACATTGGTGTGCGGGTGCCGGAGGGCTGCGCACAGGACATCAGGGAAATGGTTCAGAGATTAAAG TCACTGACAGTGGGGTGTGAGACTGTGGATATGACTCTGAGAAGAAACGGACTGGGACAACTGGGCTTTCATGTTCGCTTGGACGGCACTGTGGCTGAG GTGGAGGAATACGGCTTTGCCTGGCAAGCAGGCCTGAGGCAGGGCAGTCGGCTGGTGGAGATCTGCAAGGTGGCCGCAGTGACGCTGACTCACGAACAGATGATCGACCTTCTCAGGACATCGGTCACCGTCAAAGTGGTTATCATTCCTCCCTATGAAGAGGGAGGTCCTCGCAG GGGCTGCACAGAAGAGTATGAGATGAAGACCATGGAGCAGAAGCCAGAACCTGAGCCTCTGGCGGCCGGCTATCGACCCTCCCCGCGTTCTACGTGGCGATGGGACAGTCCACCTGTTCCTCCAGGACTCCACAGTGCCCCCAATCCACAGCGCTGGACACCCATGggacccccacctcctccgctGATCCGCTCACACAAAGCACTGATGCCTGTTCCATACAGGGAGCCTCAGCACCTCACTTCCAAGAG CAGGCCGGTGAGCTACCCTGAGAACCACTACAGCCtgtctcctgcaggaggcgaCAGGGTGCCCTACAGAAACCCGTCAGCCAGCttctcctcgccctcctccggCCTGATGGGCCTCTCCACAATGGGGACAACAGGAATGACAGCGAGCCCCTTTGTGCGCTACAAACCTTCccctgacag GTTTGGAGCAGTACAGCGGCCCTTGCTGCCTTATGAGCCTCACCTCAGTGTAGACATCACCTCCAGTGGAGAGTCTTCCTCAGGCTTCACCAGCCAGGAGAGCACTATGGAGCGCTGCAAAACAG AACCCCTCTGGCACGTCCCGGCGTCATCATCTCGAGGACCAGTTGTTGGAGGGGGGCAGCGGAGAATCCCCAGGCAGGATGTCCCAGGCAAAGATTCTCCAAACAGACATTCGAAG GGGGAGACTCAGTACTCAAGCCACTCCAGCAGCAACACTCTGTCCAGTAacgcctccagcagccacagcgaCGAGCGCTGGTTCGACGGTGGACccggaggagacagaggaggaggggggggttgcCTCATCGACCCCAGCGACGCCGACCCCAACCTTCTCAACAAAGGAGGCTCCAACGACAGCGGCATCGACGCTTCGGCTCCTTACAACGTCCCTCGCCACGGAAACCTGTCCAACAGCCAGCCACACAAGGCCATGCACTCCTCTGCAACCTACAGCGGCATTCAGGAGCTGTCCACGGGAAGGGGCGGTGGTGGAGGAGAGTCGAGGAGGCGAGAGTCTTCACCCGTCATGCCAGCTGCGGCCAGTCAGAACCAAGGATACCGGACGAGGACATTCCCTCCTCCGGGTTGCAGTGCTGATAAAATGGACGCTTTTAAACCCAG GGCCTACACTCCACAGGGTTACAAGACTCCAACAGCGGAGAAAGCGCGGCCTGTCCGAGCTGCTACAGTTACACCCACTACCGCCCAGTTTGGCTCCATCCCTCTGTCCAGCTCTGCACCCAAGGCCTTATACGGGAAGAGCAGACCAACCGCCTGGCAGAACGAAGAGACCAGCTCATCACCTGCAAACACCACCACATCCACCtctgacagcagcaacagcaaaaa GCAGGTGGATACAAATTCAAAGAACGTGTTTGGTCAACCTCGACTCAGGGCGTCACTAAGGGACCTGCGCTCTCCAAGGCGGACGTATAAGAGCACTATTGAGGACGACCTGAAGAAGCTGATCATCATGGACAATCCAGGAGAGTCTCCACAACGAGACCCG TCCCCCAGACGAACCTTGCAGCGCACATTTTCGGATGAGTCGCTGTGCAGCGGACGCAGAGACGCCAGCTTTGCCAACACCGAGAACCAAACAAATCCCACTGATGTGCTGTTCACCTGCACGCTgcccacacgcagacacgctGTCTCCTGCAACCACGCCAGTAAAAAGG TGCCcctgtctgcatcagagctgtCTCTCACAGAAGTAAGGGACAAGGTTCCGCCTCTGAGGAGGCTCGATCCCGGGCTAATGCCTCTTCCTGACACAGCCTGTGGACTGGAGTGGTCCAGCCTGGTCAATGCAGCTAAAGCCTACGAAG CGCAAAGAGCCGTCTCCCTCTTCTCACTGATTGAACCCCAGGCTGGAGGTCCAGACACCAGACCGGTGGTCAGCCCAGTGCAGTTTCACACTCCTCAGACGCCACGGACCACACCGACCTTCAGTGG GGATGAGGTACCCAACGATTTATCTGGCCGTCTCTACCAGCTGGAGGTCATGTTGAAGCAGCTGAACAATGATCTAGAGAGA GAGAAGAAGGACAAAGTGGTTCTGCTCGCAGAGATGGCCAACCTGAGGGAGAACAACCAGCGCCTGCAGGAGGAAAGCCACACCGCCAGCGAGCAGCTGCGCAAGTTCAGCATGCTCTTCACCAACATCGGCAAGGCCGGAGGCGACCACGAGGCCCACTCCTTAACGCACGAAGCTAACTCGAAGAGGGAGTGA